The genomic interval CGACATGGAGGACGAGGCGGCGGAGGACGACCTCGAAGCCAAGGCGAACGAGTACGGCTTCGACTACGTCCGCCTGTCGGGCAACGTCGGCATCATCGGCAACGGCGCGGGCCTCGTGATGACGACGCTCGACCTCGTGGACTACTACGGCGGCGCGCCGGCGAACTTCCTCGACATCGGGGGCGGCGCGAAGGCCGAGCGCGTGGCGAACGCGCTCGACATGGTGTTCGCCGACGAGAACGTCGATTCGGTCGTGTTCAACATCTTCGGCGGCATCACCAGAGGCGACGAGGTCGCCAAGGGCATCAACGAGGCGCTGGAGTCGTTCGACGAGATACCGAAGAAGGTCGTCGTCCGGCTGGCCGGTACGAACGCCGCCGAGGGGATGGAGATACTCAACACCGACCTCGTGACGGTGGAATCGACGCTGGAGGACGCCGTCCAGCGTGCGGTCGAATACTCGGAGGAGGAACAATGAGCATCCTAGTCGACAACGACACGCGCGTCGTGGTACAGGGCATCACCGGCGGTGAGGGACGGTTCCACACCGAGCAGATGATGGAGTACGGAACGAACGTCGTCGCCGGCGCGGTCCCCGGCAAGGGCGGCCAGGAGGTCGAGGGCGTCCCGGTGTACGACACTGTCCGCTCCGCGGCCCGCGAGGAGGACGCCGACGCGGCCGTCGTCTTCGTCCCGCCGGCGTTCGCCGCCGACGCGCTGATGGAGGCGCTCGACTCGCCGGTCGACCTCGTCGTCGCCATCACCGAGGGCATCCCCCAGCAGGACATGGCGAAGGTGTACAAGCGCCTGAAGGAGACGGACACGGACATGATCGGCCCGAACTGTCCGGGCATCATCACCCCCGGCGAGGCGAAGCTCGGCATCCTGCCGGGCAACATCTTCGCCGAGGGCGACGTGGGCCTCGTCTCCCGCTCCGGCACCCTGACGTACCAGGTCGTTGACAACCTCACCCAGCGCGGCATCGGCCAGACGACCGCCGTCGGCATCGGGGGCGACCCCATCATCGGCACGGACTTCGTCGACGCGCTGGAGTACTTCGAGGCGGACCCCGACACGAAGGCCGTCGCGATGTGCGGCGAGATCGGCGGCGAGGACGAGGAGGAGGCCGCCGCCTACATCGCCGAACACATGGACACGCCGGTCGCCGGCTTCATCGCGGGCCGCACCGCGCCGCCGGGCAAGCGGATGGGTCACGCCGGCGCCATCGTCTCGGGCGGCGGCGGCACCGGAACCGCCGAGTCGAAGATACAGGCGCTCAACGACGCGGGCGTCCCGGTCGGCGACACTCCGAACGAGGTCGCCGACCACATCGAGAGCTTCCTGTAACCGTCGTTTCCGTTCTCGCGTTTTTTCGTACAGGTCGGGAGCCTCGCGACCGCGCTCACCCGTCGAGGCGGTCGCGCTCGCCGTTGCCGTCGAGGATGAACGGCCCGGCCGAGAGGGTGCGCCGCGAGACGGTGGCGACGCGGAGGACGTACGCCGTCAGCACGATGAAGGGCGCGAGCGCGACGGTGTAGGCCGCGCCGGCGAACAGCAGGACGTACGAGATGCCGAACACGGCGCCGTCGATGAACTGGAGGTCGACGGCCAGAACGGCGTACGAGACGACGATGATGGCCGGCAGCGAGACGTACAGCAGGTCCGAAGTGAGGTTCGAGAACTCGCGTTCGAGGTAGAGCGACTTGAAGTACTCGCGGGCGGCGAGGAAGAACTGAAGCGCCTCCTCCAGTTCGTCCACGGTGTCGCTCGCGGCGTCGGTGAGCTGTGCGCCGTGTCGGGAGCGGAGCCGGCGGAGCGCGAACAGCTGTTCGGCGTAGTCGTACTCCAGCGCCGCGCGCAGCATCTCGAAGGTACCGTACTCCGCGCTGTCGAGCGCGCGGTTGACGCGCTCGGTGTTGGCCGCGACGTGGCCGAGGTACGCGTCCACCTCGGCGTCGAGGTCGCCGGGCGTCGCCTCGTCGATACCCGGATGGGTCCGCATCTCGGCCACCTCGTCGTCGAGTTCCTGCGCGCGCTGGAGGACGGCCCGCGTGATGGCGCGCAGGAAGGCCGCCGGCTCCGCGGGCGACACCTGCCGGTCGATGATGTCCTCCGTCTGTCTGCGGAACTCGCGGGTGGAATCGACGCGCTCCTGCTGGCGACCCACGGGCGACAGCTCCTGGGAGACGAACAGCGAGGCGACGGAGACGACGACGGAGACGAGGAGGATGACCCCCGACAACAGCGTGTTGAGCAGCGCCGCCACGGAGGAGCGGTCGGTGAGGAGGGCGTTCACGCCGTCGGGCGCGATGATACCGAGCGGGAACATCGCGACGTACACGGCGAGGACGAGCGCGAGGATGACGTGCCGGCGGCTCCCGGTGACGAGCAGCCATCGACCGACCCTACCGCCGGGCACGTCGGTGTTCACGCGCCGGGCTACCGGCGGCTGTGACTTAATCGGGCCGGGTCGCCGCCGGTCGCCGCGGGCTGAACCCTCAAGCGTCTGGAACCCCAAACACGGGTATGCAGGCCCAGCCGCCGGGACCGAAGGGGGAGCCGGTCGTCGGGAGCACGCGCCGGTACGCCCGCGACCCGTTCACGTTCATGCAGCAGGTCGGCCGCGCGTACGGCGACATCGCGCGGTTCCGCCTCGCCGACCGCGACACGTACATGTTGGCGAACCCGCGCGATATCGAGGAAGTGCTCGTCGCGGGCGAACGCGCCTACTCGAAGCCCGTCTTCGGCGACGACGCCGTCCAGGAGCTGCTCGGCAACGGCCTCCTCCTCTCCGAGGGGGAGTTCTGGCGCGAGCAGCGCCGGCGTGCCCAGCCGGCCTTCCACCCCGGCCGCATCGCGGACATGGCCGACATGATGGTCGAACACACGGAGCGCCACATCGCCGACTGGGAGGCCGGCGACGTGGTCGATATCCGCGAGGAGATGGCGACGCTCACCGTCGGCATCATCGCGGACGCGATGTTCGACGCCGACCTCGACTCCGACACCGTCGAGCGCGTCCAGACCGCGCTCGAACCGCTCGGCACCCGCTTCGAGCCGGACGCCGTTCGCTTCCTCACGCCGAGTTGGGTGCCGACGCCGGAGAACCGCCGCTTCCAGGGCGCCATCGACACGCTGGAGGAGGTGCTCGCGGACATCGTCTCGCAGCGGCGCGCCGACGGCGTGAACGAGGAC from Halosegnis marinus carries:
- the sucD gene encoding succinate--CoA ligase subunit alpha, with amino-acid sequence MSILVDNDTRVVVQGITGGEGRFHTEQMMEYGTNVVAGAVPGKGGQEVEGVPVYDTVRSAAREEDADAAVVFVPPAFAADALMEALDSPVDLVVAITEGIPQQDMAKVYKRLKETDTDMIGPNCPGIITPGEAKLGILPGNIFAEGDVGLVSRSGTLTYQVVDNLTQRGIGQTTAVGIGGDPIIGTDFVDALEYFEADPDTKAVAMCGEIGGEDEEEAAAYIAEHMDTPVAGFIAGRTAPPGKRMGHAGAIVSGGGGTGTAESKIQALNDAGVPVGDTPNEVADHIESFL
- a CDS encoding cytochrome P450, coding for MQAQPPGPKGEPVVGSTRRYARDPFTFMQQVGRAYGDIARFRLADRDTYMLANPRDIEEVLVAGERAYSKPVFGDDAVQELLGNGLLLSEGEFWREQRRRAQPAFHPGRIADMADMMVEHTERHIADWEAGDVVDIREEMATLTVGIIADAMFDADLDSDTVERVQTALEPLGTRFEPDAVRFLTPSWVPTPENRRFQGAIDTLEEVLADIVSQRRADGVNEDDDDLLAIMLRATEAGEIDDSVLRDELMTMLLAGHDTTALTLTYMFYLLDENPGARDRLHAEFDDALGGGAPTAEDAMGFAYADRVLNETMRLYPPVYVMFRQPRTDVRLAGYRVPEDALVMLPQWVVHRDPRWWDAPDTFDPDRFLPERSDGRPNYAFFPFGGGPRICIGKRFSLLEAKLIAGTVCQEFALERVDDGPLDLRPSLTMHPAEPVETELRSR